From the Gemmatimonadaceae bacterium genome, the window TCGCACCGTCACGCGCCCCAGGTCGGGCAGCTCGGGAATCCAGCGGCGCACGTCGTCATCCAGCGACAGGCGGCCCTGGCGCGCCAGCAGCACCACCGCCGCCGCCGTCACCTGCTTCGAGACGCTGCCGGCCTCGAAGCGGGTGGTGCTGTCGTTCCGGCCGCCGCGCTCGAGGTCGCGCTGGCCCCAGACGGTGGTCCAGCGCCGCCGTCCCGCCGAGTCGAGGGCGATCACGCATCCGGGCCCGGTGGGACGGCGCATGTCGGCGAACAGGCTGTCGACGAACCGGGGCGCCTGCGCGGCGACCGGCGCTGCCATCGTGGCAGGCAGCAGTGCACACGCGAACAACGCATGGTGCGCCGCAGCGTGAGGGAAACGAACGGGGCGGGCAGGTCTGGTCGAACAGTCGGACATCTTGTGCCTCGGGCAGCGGGTGTCCGGACACAGTGGACTCCGCTCCGCGGAATTGCGTCGCGCGATGCGCCAGCCCGTCAGGTTGGCGGAAGCTGAGACGCCGGTGAGGGCTGTCCGTCGCGAATGGCCGTCGGTGTGGCGCCCGCGTGCCGCCGGAACGCCCGGTTGAACGACGCCTTGCTTGCGAAGCCCACGTCGAACGCCACCCGCAGCACATCCGGCGCGCCCGGCCGGGCCAGGATCGCCACCGCCTCCTCCACCCGGATGCGGTTGATGAAGTCGTTGAATGACTCGCCGAGTCCCTCGTTCAGCGTGCGCGAGAGCGATCGCGTGGACACCTGCAGCAGCTCGGCCAGCCTCGTGGCCGTGAGCGCGGGGTCACGGTGCCACCCGGCCGTCCGGACGCGGGTACGCCAGGCGGCGGCCTCGCCGGCGTAGTCCTTGGTCGCTGCACGCGCGGTCCCGGCGGCGAGATCGGGAGCTGCCGGCGCGGCCTCTGGCGGTTCGGGCGCATCGGCGACGGCGGCCGGCGCGCTCGCGGCCGCCACCGCGGTCATCGCGATCGCCTGACCTCCGAACCGGTACCCCAGCAGCGCGATCAGGTAGGCCAGCAGGGCGAGGGCCGCGACCACCGGCATTCGTGCGAAGTAGTCCAGCGGCGTGATCGCGAGGTGCACGACCATCAGCAGGACGCCGATGCCACCGGTGACGCCGAACCCGGCCAGGATCAGCCGCAGCCAGCCCAGCCGGCTCTCCTCGCGGTTGCTCAGGTTCGCGTCCAGCCACGCCTGCCACCGTTCGTACTGCCGCCACGCCGCGAAGCCATACAGGCCCAATGACGCCAGCACCAGCACGGCGCCGACCGGCTCGATGACCTGCAGGTGGGCCCCACCGTACCAGTCCCACTTCATCGCCGGCGGCAACGCGAACGCGACGCATTGATAGAGCAGCTGTACCAGGAACGGCACGACGTGCCAGCGCCAGCGTTCCGGCAGTGCGCCGGTCGAGAGCACGACCACGTACACCCACAGCAGGGGGCCCCACGCCAGCGTGGTGTCGAACGGCGCGAAGGTCAGCGCGGGATGCAGGTCGTACGCACCGGCAAAGCCGAGGATGTATGGCAAGAGCCGCAGGGCGAGTCCTGCGGTCAGCGCGGCCAGCCACGGGGAGCCGCGGTGGCGGCCGCTCGAGTGGAGCAGCAGCAGCGACAGCAAGACGCCGTTGGCGGCGGCGATGCCCAGTGCCAAGGAGTAGGCGCCGAAAGTCATGGGGGGAAGCGGTGGCGTGCCACGAGGTGCGGAGGGAACTTGCAGCGGCACTCCTGGACATATAAGGGGAACCCTCGACACCTGCCGGCGCGTCACGCTCCGGCAGTCACCCACGACCTGGAGCATGAGTGATGGCAGACGGACAGGATGACGGCGGGACGCTGGAGGTCGCGGTGCTCGCCGGTGGCTGCTTCTGGGGCGTCGAGGAGATCCTGCGTGACGTGCCCGGCATCCGCGAGACGGACGTCGGCTACACCGGAGGCTGGCTGGAGAACCCGACGTACCACGACACGCACGACAGCAAGTCCGGCCATGCCGAGGCCATCCGCGTGACGTTCGATCCGTCGGTGCTCAGCTTCGAGACGCTGCTGGAGCAGTGGTTCTTCCGGTTGCATGATCCGACCACGCTGAACCGGCAGGGCAATGACGTCGGCACGCAGTATCGCTCGGCCATCTTCCCGCAGTCCGACGCGCAGAAGGCAACGGCCGAAGCCGTGATCGCGCGGGTGAACGCGTCGGCCAGGTGGCCACGTCCGGTCACGACGAGCATCGAGCCGGCGTCCACATGGTACTCGGCCGAGGCGTACCACCAGGACTACCTGCGCAAGCATCCCAACGGCTACACCTGTCACTGGCTGCGTGACTGACGCTGTCTGGCGCCGTGGTCCGCTGACCCGATCATCGCGGCGGGCCGTGGCGCATGCCATCGTGCCGCGCGACTGAGCGACGCTCGGCACGCGGCTACATTTCCTGCATGACCCAGCACACCACGCTCCCTGCCCGGCACGTTGCGCCAGCGTCCGTGGCGACCGTGGTCGGCGTGCTCCTTGCGCTCGCCGCCTGCGGGCGGCCCGCCGTCGCCCAGGTGCGGCAGCCCGCCCGGGACACGAAACCCTACGCGCTCTACATCGGCACCTACACGCAGGGGTGGGCCTGCGCTGAGAAGAGCGACTGCACCAGCGCCGGCATCTATCGCGCGGAGTTCGACGCCACGACGGGCGCGCTCGCGGCGCCGGTGCTGGTCGCGACGGCGGTCAACCCGTCGTATGTCACCGTGCACCCGGGCGGTCGCTTCGCCTACGCGGTCAGTGAGGTGGGCGATCACATGGGCCAGGCCACGGGCGCGATCACGGCGTACCGCATCGGGGCCGGTGGCCAGCTCACGGCGATCGGCACGCTGTCGTCGTTCGGCCAGGATCCGTGCCACGTCTCGGTGGACGCGTCGGGCCGGCATCTCTTCGTCGCCAACTATTCCGGCGGCAGCATCGCCAGCTATCGGATCGCAACGAATGGGACGCTCACCGTGGCGTCCACGATCGCGCATGCCGGCTCAGGGCCGCACGCGAACCAGCGGGGGCCGCATGCGCACTGGATTGCCGAGTCGCCCGCCAGGCGGCGCGTGTATGTCGCGGACCTCGGCATCGACCAGGTGCGCGTGTACCGCGTGAACGCCGCGACAGGCGCGCTCACGCTGAACGCCGCGCCGCCGGGCCAGCTGCCCCCCGGCAGCGGGCCGCGCCACATCGCATTCCACCCCTCCAATCGTTACGCGTACGTCAACAACGAACTCGCGTCCACCGTGACCGTGTTCAGGCACGCCGCGGCCACCGGTGCGCTCTCGCCGGTGCAGACGCTGCGCACGGTGCCGGAGGGATTCACCGGTGAGAACAACACGGCGGAGATCCAGGCGAGCGCGGACGGCCGCTTCGTGTACGTCGCCAACCGCGGCCACAACAGCATCGCGGTCTTCGCGGTCGACGCCACGTCCGGCCGGCTCACCCTGCTCGATGTCACCCCCTCGCTCGGTGACTGGCCACGCGACTTCAAGCTCGATCCCACCGGCGGGTTCCTGCTCGTGGAGCACCAGAAGTCGGACAACATCGTCGTCTTCCGCATCGATCGCGCGACAGGCCGGCTCACGCCCACGGGGCATGAGTTGCGCGTGTCGAAGCCGGTGAGCATCGCCTGGATGCCGGTTGCCGGGCGATGACGTGATCTGTCATCGCGCGACGTCGCGATGCGCGAGTGACGACACACTGCTGCCCGTTGTTCAGGCCTGGACAGCCTCGGATCGCAGGATCCCGATCAGGCGTGGCAGCGTGACGGCCGTGATTGTGTCGTCCAGCGGGAAGTCGTGCGTGCCGGGATGGACCACGTAGAGATGGTCGAGCGTGAGGTCCGCGAGCGCCGTGCGCATGGACTTCGTGGTGCCCGGCTGGTCCGAGTACTTGAACTCGACGCCAAGCCGGCGGCCAGCGTGGTGCAGGAGCAGGTCGAGCTCTGCGCCGCCGTGGGTGCCCCAGAAATACGCATCCCGGTCACCGCACACCGCGAGAATCTGCTGCAGGCAGAAGCCTTCCCATGACGCGCCCACTTTCGGGTGCGACTGCAGCCCCGGCGCGTCGGGAATGCCGAGCAGCGCATGGAGCAATCCGGAGTCGCGCACGTAGACCTTTGGCGACCGTACCTGGCGCTTCCTGAGGTTCTCGAACCACGGTGGCAGCTGGCGCACG encodes:
- a CDS encoding lactonase family protein — protein: MTQHTTLPARHVAPASVATVVGVLLALAACGRPAVAQVRQPARDTKPYALYIGTYTQGWACAEKSDCTSAGIYRAEFDATTGALAAPVLVATAVNPSYVTVHPGGRFAYAVSEVGDHMGQATGAITAYRIGAGGQLTAIGTLSSFGQDPCHVSVDASGRHLFVANYSGGSIASYRIATNGTLTVASTIAHAGSGPHANQRGPHAHWIAESPARRRVYVADLGIDQVRVYRVNAATGALTLNAAPPGQLPPGSGPRHIAFHPSNRYAYVNNELASTVTVFRHAAATGALSPVQTLRTVPEGFTGENNTAEIQASADGRFVYVANRGHNSIAVFAVDATSGRLTLLDVTPSLGDWPRDFKLDPTGGFLLVEHQKSDNIVVFRIDRATGRLTPTGHELRVSKPVSIAWMPVAGR
- the msrA gene encoding peptide-methionine (S)-S-oxide reductase MsrA encodes the protein MADGQDDGGTLEVAVLAGGCFWGVEEILRDVPGIRETDVGYTGGWLENPTYHDTHDSKSGHAEAIRVTFDPSVLSFETLLEQWFFRLHDPTTLNRQGNDVGTQYRSAIFPQSDAQKATAEAVIARVNASARWPRPVTTSIEPASTWYSAEAYHQDYLRKHPNGYTCHWLRD
- a CDS encoding AraC family transcriptional regulator, with amino-acid sequence MTFGAYSLALGIAAANGVLLSLLLLHSSGRHRGSPWLAALTAGLALRLLPYILGFAGAYDLHPALTFAPFDTTLAWGPLLWVYVVVLSTGALPERWRWHVVPFLVQLLYQCVAFALPPAMKWDWYGGAHLQVIEPVGAVLVLASLGLYGFAAWRQYERWQAWLDANLSNREESRLGWLRLILAGFGVTGGIGVLLMVVHLAITPLDYFARMPVVAALALLAYLIALLGYRFGGQAIAMTAVAAASAPAAVADAPEPPEAAPAAPDLAAGTARAATKDYAGEAAAWRTRVRTAGWHRDPALTATRLAELLQVSTRSLSRTLNEGLGESFNDFINRIRVEEAVAILARPGAPDVLRVAFDVGFASKASFNRAFRRHAGATPTAIRDGQPSPASQLPPT